From Nicotiana tabacum cultivar K326 chromosome 22, ASM71507v2, whole genome shotgun sequence, one genomic window encodes:
- the LOC107825016 gene encoding uncharacterized protein LOC107825016 — MASSNEASRTPEINWRIERALNLIHKENQTRAKIFEKLQERKHDRDKLSENIRRLLPFPYSYESRRRKFEYTEETFLGVYSTCEAKPNEPLSIKTLCCKTRHGSNSLADEKKIFREITAAIDTREVVESAKETKFVHNKVLFNQTHPIKMISNANVERLKQKMHVITKDIRSIEKRLNRINQKKDQMYAQILTLQKTT; from the exons aTGGCATCAAGCAATGAAGCTTCCAGAACCCCTGAAATCAACTGGAGAATTGAAAGAGCTTTAAATTtgatacacaaggaaaatcaAACTCGAGCtaagatttttgagaagttacAAGAGAGAAAG CATGATAGAGACAAATTATCTGAAAACATAAGAAGGCTACTACCGTTCCCATATTCTTATGAGTCAAGACGACGAAAATTTGAATATACAGAAGAGACTTTCTTAGGTGTCTACAGTACATGTGAAGCAAAGCCTAATGAGCCTCTATCG ATTAAGACTTTGTGTTGCAAGACAAGACACGGGAGTAACTCTTTAGCCGATGAGAAGAAGATTTTTCGGGAGATAACAGCAGCAATAGATACAAGAGAAGTCGTTGAAAGTGCTAAAGAGACCAAATTCGTTCACAATAAG GTTCTCTTCAACCAAACACATCCCATCAAAATGATCTCCAATGCCAATGTGGAGAGGCTTAAACAGAAAATGCACGTCATTACAAAAGACATTAGATCTATCGAGAAGCGTTTAAATAGAATTAACCAAAAGAAAGACCAAATGTATGCACAAATTCTTACACTCCAGAAAACAACATGA